One segment of Synchiropus splendidus isolate RoL2022-P1 chromosome 4, RoL_Sspl_1.0, whole genome shotgun sequence DNA contains the following:
- the arhgef39 gene encoding rho guanine nucleotide exchange factor 39 isoform X4: protein MYWYFVEILKAKATLKQNISESIFSSIKAIHSVNQSLLVHLENGYYGRGFDIFCPQLKVYNTYADNFYHARKVLALQLKKNKAFRRFKKLQESRPEFNHHKLEELLDLPIKRIDQYLHFLQDLAANTNPDNPEFQQLSRAVTAVDEVFQRIQDNTRRHENHLQLCRVQKLLKGRKTKVLAPGRWYIREGWLKVVPAKGAEVKPKMFFLFSDVLLQAKRCSALHPTNGDKFTGQQAYPLKECTLEKVFGHTKSKGGLLSLTFPKAKLLLMSNNLEDLNDWHQSLSSAIRKLQSKQTVIHQREEFSPRSFESAPQNLDTPTCSNNPSRKRNMVSVEASVAPQSESSAPKRMKPDASEPSSSEASTSSCVIL, encoded by the exons ATCTCTTCTGGTCCACTTGGAGAATGGCTACTATGGCCGAGGCTTTGATATATTCTGTCCCCAGTTAAAAGTCTACAACACATATGCCGACAACTTCTACCATGCCAGGAAAGTCCTTGCG CTCCagttaaagaaaaacaaggcaTTCAGACGTTTTAAGAAGTTGCAGGAATCCAGACCAGAGTTCAACCACCACAAGTTGGAGGAGTTACTTGATCTTCCCATCAAGCGGATTGACCA GTATTTGCACTTCCTCCAGGATTTAGCTGCAAACACGAACCCGGACAACCCAGAGTTTCAACAGCTTTCTA GAGCTGTAACCGCGGTGGACGAAGTGTTTCAACGTATCCAGGACAACACCCGGCGTCACGAAAACCACCTGCAGCTCTGTCGGGTGCAGAAGCTGCTGAAGGGGCGAAAGACGAAGGTGTTGGCTCCAG GAAGGTGGTACATCCGCGAAGGCTGGCTGAAAGTGGTTCCAGCGAAAGGTGCTGAAGTCAAGCCGAAGATGTTCTTCCTGTTTTCGGATGTGCTGCTGCAGGCCAAACGCTGCAGCGCCTTGCATCCCACCAACGGGGACAAGTTCACTGGCCAGCAGGCTTACCCTCTGAAAGAGTGCACTCTGGAAAAAGTGTTTGGCCACACCAAGAGCAAAGGAGGACTTCTCAGT CTCACTTTCCCCAAAGCCAAACTTCTGTTGATGTCCAACAACCTGGAAGATCTAAATGACTGGCACCAAAGTCTGAGCTCTGCCATCAG GAAGTTGCAGTCCAAGCAGACGGTGATCCACCAAAGAGAGGAGTTCAGCCCACGAAGCTTTGAGTCAGCTCCCCAAAACCTGGACACGCCAACCTGCAGCAACAATCCAAGCAGAAAGAGGAACATG GTGAGTGTTGAGGCCAGTGTTGCTCCCCAGAGTGAGAGCAGCGCCCCAAAGAGGATGAAGCCTGACGCCTCAGAGCCCAG CAGTTCTGAGGCGTCCACTTCCAGCTGCGTTATCCTCTGA